A section of the Humulus lupulus chromosome 2, drHumLupu1.1, whole genome shotgun sequence genome encodes:
- the LOC133815648 gene encoding putative F-box protein At5g55150: MKIPPCLMLPKPKDDDDTNNHHHRFFSLYYKKSTEEFYKFDTEIIDQHETLFLGSSSSCLVILNKSQKNSFLLNPFSRQKLHLPSIKTLPPTTTSQNRHYFLHNTNHNTFVSKAIVVLSVSDSGEDKKKERNDNNTWVVIIHGYVSRKLAYCKAGGDTWTNLEDSDIPNMSFCDILGHRGRLYALSSSNTVQVWDFQSNNSGSFPTKVMSFVPSSQPCLGLDSGKFLQDRYFCQSYLVESMGGFLLVTRIVGNFVNSDGELLDEADLLDDESTHPLICPYATVAFCVHKMKMNEWEKVDSLGGRAVFVGGSESMSCSTEFLPEYHGNSIYFTDDNWDEMTTDYLYGGHDNGVYSMDTKAVEVEPWLEIHGHKINPPPLWLLPRLY; the protein is encoded by the coding sequence ATGAAGATCCCTCCATGTCTAATGCTTCCTAAGCCAAAGGATGATGATGATACTAATAATCATCATCATCGATTCTTTAGCCTCTACTACAAAAAGAGTACTGAAGAGTTTTACAAATTTGATACTGAAATTATTGATCAGCATGAAACTTTGTTCTTGGGATCTTCTAGTAGCTGCCTTGTGATTTTGAACAAATCACAAAAAAACTCTTTTCTTCTCAACCCTTTTTCTCGCCAGAAACTCCACCTTCCATCGATCAAAACACTACCACCAACAACCACATCCCAAAACAGACACTATTTTCTCCATAACACTAACCATAACACCTTTGTTTCTAAAGCTATTGTCGTTTTATCAGTTTCTGATTCTGGTGAGGATAAGAAGAAGGAGAGAAACGACAACAACACTTGGGTTGTCATTATACATGGTTATGTATCTCGAAAACTTGCATACTGTAAAGCTGGAGGAGATACGTGGACTAATTTGGAGGACTCTGATATTCCAAACATGTCTTTCTGTGACATTTTGGGGCACAGAGGTCGTTTATATGCTTTGTCAAGTTCCAACACTGTTCAAGTCTGGGATTTTCAGAGTAACAATAGTGGTTCTTTCCCCACTAAAGTCATGTCATTTGTTCCAAGTTCTCAGCCTTGTCTTGGTTTGGATAGTGGGAAATTTCTACAAGACAGGTACTTTTGTCAGAGTTACTTGGTGGAATCAATGGGGGGGTTTCTGCTGGTGACAAGGATTGTGGGGAACTTTGTCAACTCAGATGGTGAGTTGCTTGATGAGGCTGATCTTCTCGATGATGAGAGTACACACCCTTTGATCTGTCCGTACGCAACAGTGGCATTTTGTGTTCACAAGATGAAGATGAACGAGTGGGAGAAGGTGGATAGTTTGGGGGGTCGAGCTGTTTTTGTTGGAGGGAGTGAATCCATGTCTTGTTCTACTGAGTTTCTCCCAGAATATCATGGAAACTCGATCTACTTTACTGATGATAATTGGGATGAGATGACTACTGATTACTTGTATGGTGGTCATGACAATGGAGTCTACAGTATGGATACTAAAGCTGTTGAAGTTGAGCCTTGGCTTGAGATTCATGGTCACAAGATTAATCCACCACCACTTTGGTTACTTCCTAGACTTTATTAG
- the LOC133819700 gene encoding uncharacterized protein LOC133819700 — MRGASLWADDADAPSTSTPPILHAVPGRHRVGNIFELLARREISPHTKHFSKRLWGEAAKCQLDSKPRCEVARNSKHSLVSWVESESLRHLSAKYCPLLPPPRSTIAAAFSPDGKTLASTHGDHTVKIIDCQTGSCLKVLSGHRRTPWVVRFHPLYPDLLASGSLDHEVRLWDANTAECIGSRDFYRPIASIAFHAKGELLAVASGHKLYIWHYNRRGENSSPSIILRTRRSLRAVHFHPHAAPFLLTAEVNDLDSSDSSMTLATSAGYSRYPPPTVYLADAQSTEHSNFADGVPLTSLPFMIWPSFGRDNGRLSMQQTYTDDSSSIQQRVDPSASVRLLTYSTPSGQYELLLSPVEPNDSSPVPEEIGTNPMSSEMEAELSQSANDTLEPMEVQPEARTNPIFPFGDPTYWELPFLQGWLMGQNQAGQRNMRSLNSAVPDNSSTHIEMGTPLFPSVIPTSVGQSRVLGRSGSRNRASRSRAISMTGASEGASLNNNMHDESDPQPIVNRIQTELATSLAAAAAAELPCTVKLRIWPHDIRHPCVPLDAERCRLSIPHAVLCSEMGAHFSPCGRFLAACVACVLPHLEADPGSQNQANHDVTGIATSPTRHPLSAHQVIYELRIYSLEEATFGLVLAARAIRAAHCLTSIQFSPTSEHLLLAYGRRHNSLLKSVVIDGEATVPIYTILEIYRVSDMELVRVLPSAEDEVNVACFHPSAGGGLVYGTKEGKLRILQYDRSQNTSLATCVFLDENMLEVPTYALEC, encoded by the exons ATGAGGGGAGCTTCGTTGTGGGCCGACGACGCTGATGCTCCATCGACCTCCACGCCGCCGATTCTTCATGCGGTTCCGGGCAGGCACAG AGTTGGCAATATATTTGAACTGTTAGCTCGAAGAGAGATTTCTCCTCATACAAAACATTTTTCAAAGAGGTTATGGGGAGAAGCTGCTAAGTGCCAACTTGATTCTAAGCCAAGGTGTGAAGTGGCTAGGAATTCTAAACATAGTCTTGTCTCATG GGTGGAGTCAGAGTCCCTAAGACATTTGTCTGCCAAATATTGTCCACTTTTGCCTCCTCCAAGATCAACCATAGCTGCAGCCTTCAGCCCTGATGGGAAGACGCTTGCCTCTACCCA CGGGGATCATACGGTAAAGATTATTGACTGCCAAACTGGTAGCTGCTTGAAGGTTCTGAGTGGTCATCGCAGGACACCTTGGGTG GTTAGGTTCCATCCATTGTATCCCGACCTACTTGCTAGTGGAAGTTTGGATCATGAAGTTCGTTTATGGGATGCAAATACTGCAGAGTGTATAGGATCCCGCGATTTCT ACCGTCCTATTGCTTCCATAGCTTTCCATGCCAAAGGGGAGCTTCTTGCTGTAGCATCTGGTCACAAG CTTTACATATGGCACTACAATAGAAGAGGGGAGAATTCTTCTCCATCAATAATACTCAGGACACGACGTTCTCTTCGGGCTGTGCATTTCCATCCACATGCTGCTCCTTTCCTTTTGACAGCCGAG GTCAATGATCTTGATTCATCAGATTCCTCAATGACGCTTGCAACTTCTGCAGGCTACTCACGCTATCCTCCACCTACTGTGTACTTAGCAGATGCTCAATCTACCGAGCATTCTAATTTTGCAGATGGAGTGCCCCTTACATCATTACCATTTATGATATGGCCTTCATTTGGCAGGGATAATGGGAGACTATCCATGCAACAGACTTATACTGATGATTCAAGCAGCATCCAGCAGAGAGTTGACCCCTCTGCTTCAGTGCGGCTTTTAACATATTCAACTCCATCAGGACAGTATGAACTTCTGCTGTCCCCTGTTGAACCTAATGACTCTTCTCCAGTCCCAGAAGAAATAGGAACTAATCCTATGTCGAGTGAAATGGAGGCTGAACTTTCTCAGTCTGCCAATGATACTTTAGAGCCTATGGAAGTGCAACCTGAGGCAAGAACAAATCCAATATTCCCTTTTGGTGACCCAACATATTGGGAATTACCTTTCTTGCAAGGGTGGTTAATGGGTCAGAACCAAGCTGGTCAACGCAATATGAGGTCTCTCAATAGTGCTGTTCCTGATAATTCTTCTACACACATTGAGATGGGAACTCCACTTTTTCCCTCAGTAATCCCAACCAGTGTTGGCCAATCTAGAGTTTTAGGACGATCTGGTTCAAGAAATCGTGCTTCTCGTTCTCGTGCGATATCAATGACTGGTGCTAGTGAAGGTGCTAGTTTGAATAATAACATGCATGATGAAAGTGATCCTCAACCTATTGTTAATAGAATTCAAACTGAACTTGCCACCTCACTTGCTGCAGCAGCAGCTGCTGAGTTACCATGCACAGTGAAACTTAGAATATGGCCTCATGATATTAGACATCCATGCGTGCCGCTTGATGCAGAAAGATGTCGTTTAAGCATTCCCCATGCTGTACTTTGTAG TGAAATGGGTGCCCATTTTTCACCTTGTGGGAGATTTTTAGCAGCCTGTGTTGCATGTGTGCTTCCCCATTTGGAAGCTGATCCTGGCTCACAGAACCAGGCCAACCATGATGTCACTGGGATTGCAACTTCCCCAACTCGTCACCCTCTTTCAGCACATCAGGTTATCTATGAGCTTCGGATATATTCTCTTGAGGAGGCAAC ATTTGGTTTGGTGCTTGCTGCACGGGCCATAAGAGCTGCTCATTGTTTAACATctattcaa TTCTCTCCTACATCTGAGCATTTATTGCTTGCCTATGGTCGCCGCCATAATTCACTCCTTAAAAGTGTTGTAATTGACGGAGAGGCAACGGTTCCCATTTACACCATTCTGGAG ATCTACAGGGTTTCTGATATGGAACTTGTAAGAGTTCTTCCCAGTGCGGAGGATGAGGTCAATGTTGCTTGTTTTCATCCATCTGCTGGAGGTGGGCTTGTTTATGGAACTAAG GAAGGAAAGTTGAGGATCCTTCAGTATGATCGTTCCCAAAACACAAGTCTTGCAACATGTGTATTTCTTGATGAAAACATGCTTGAG GTCCCTACTTATGCTTTGGAGTGCTAG
- the LOC133819701 gene encoding uncharacterized protein LOC133819701 yields the protein MIVLKTQVMQHVYFLMKTCLRSLLMLWSARSCAIHLWMMLLGLAGLFLFMVTFVSCKRKYISQATLGSCLESNYKGSQIVLCTCAFLGTSSRMRPNEPFLHVAEYHQHFSLIIVNPVPVCCFLVLR from the exons ATGATCGTTCTCAAAACACAAGTCATGCAACATGTGTATTTCTTGATGAAAACATGCTTGAG GTCCCTACTTATGCTTTGGAGTGCTAGAAGCTGTGCTATCCACTTGTGGATGATGCTGCTCGGTTTAGCTGGTTTGTTTCTATTCATg GTCACCTTCGTTAGTTGCAAAAGGAAATACATTTCTCAAGCTACGCTGGGAAGCTGTCTAGAAAGCAACTACAAAGGTTCTCAAATTGTCCTGTGCACTTGTGCATTTCTTGGTACAAGTTCAAG GATGAGGCCCAATGAGCCATTCTTACATGTTGCTGAATACCACCAGCATTTTTCTCTCATCATAGTGAACCCTGTACCAGTCTGTTGTTTCCTTGTTCTTCGATGA
- the LOC133815649 gene encoding putative F-box protein At5g55150: MSTFSNKRSKPFIEQTVVNRDVLQLIFDKLSLVDLFRCKQVSSSWNSCIKFMKIPPCLMLPKPKDEDGDDHTNNHHHRFFSLSYKKDTEEFYKFHTEIIDDHDTLFLGSSSGCLVILNKSQKNSFLLNPFSGQKLHLPSIKTLPPPTTTSQNRHYFLHNTNHTTFVSKAIVVLSVSDSGEDKKERNDNNTWVVIIHGYVSRKLAYCKAGGDSWTNLEDSDIPNMSFCDILGHRGRLYALSSSNTVQVWDFQSNTSGSFPTKVMSFVPSSQPCLGLDSGKFLQDRYFCQSYLVESMGEFLLVTRIVGNFVNSDGELLDEADLLDDESTHPLICPYATVAFCVHKMKMNEWEKVDSLGGRAIFIGGSESMSCSTEFLPEYHGNSIYFTDDNWDEMTTDYLYGGHDNGVYSMDTKAVAVQPWLQIHGHKINPPPLWLLPRLY; encoded by the coding sequence ATGTCGACATTTTCTAATAAAAGATCAAAGCCCTTTATAGAGCAGACTGTAGTGAATAGAGATGTATTACAATTAATATTCGATAAACTTTCTTTGGTAGATTTGTTTCGATGCAAGCAAGTTTCTTCTTCATGGAATTCCTGTATCAAATTTATGAAGATCCCTCCATGTCTAATGCTTCCTAAGCCAAAGGATGAAGATGGTGATGATCATACTAATAATCATCATCATCGATTCTTTAGCCTCTCCTACAAAAAGGATACTGAAGAGTTTTACAAATTTCATACTGAAATTATTGATGACCATGACACTTTGTTCTTGGGATCTTCTAGTGGCTGCCTTGTGATTTTGAACAAATCACAAAAAAACTCTTTTCTTCTCAACCCTTTTTCTGGACAGAAACTCCACCTTCCATCTATCAAAACACTACCACCACCAACAACCACATCCCAAAACAGACACTATTTTCTCCATAACACTAACCATACCACATTTGTTTCTAAAGCTATTGTCGTTTTATCAGTTTCTGATTCTGGTGAGGATAAGAAGGAGAGAAACGACAACAACACTTGGGTTGTCATTATACATGGTTATGTATCTCGAAAACTTGCATACTGTAAAGCTGGAGGAGATTCGTGGACTAATTTGGAGGACTCTGATATTCCAAACATGTCTTTCTGTGACATTTTGGGGCACAGAGGTCGTTTATATGCTTTGTCAAGTTCCAACACTGTTCAAGTCTGGGATTTTCAGAGTAACACTAGTGGTTCTTTCCCCACTAAAGTCATGTCATTTGTTCCAAGTTCTCAGCCTTGTCTTGGTTTGGATAGTGGGAAATTTCTACAAGACAGGTACTTTTGTCAGAGTTACTTGGTGGAATCAATGGGGGAGTTTCTGCTGGTGACAAGGATTGTGGGGAACTTTGTCAACTCAGATGGTGAGTTGCTTGATGAGGCTGATCTTCTCGATGATGAGAGTACACACCCTTTGATCTGTCCGTACGCAACAGTGGCATTTTGTGTTCACAAGATGAAGATGAACGAGTGGGAGAAGGTGGATAGTTTGGGGGGTCGAGCTATTTTTATTGGAGGGAGTGAATCCATGTCTTGTTCTACTGAGTTTCTCCCAGAATATCATGGAAACTCAATCTACTTTACTGATGATAATTGGGATGAGATGACTACTGATTATTTGTATGGTGGTCATGACAATGGAGTCTACAGTATGGATACTAAAGCTGTTGCAGTTCAGCCTTGGCTTCAGATTCATGGTCACAAGATTAATCCACCACCACTTTGGTTACTTCCTAGACTTTATTAG